The window TTGGAAGTATTATTATAGATTCGATGGTAaattttaaatatgattttttagttCATCATCTAATTAACAAAAGACCAACAAGATTCtgttttacataaaaaaagaagattcGGATATTTGTCATTTTGTTTTGACGTTTATCGACAGGTAATTTTTCATCTGACATCTACCCACTTCATTTTCCAGTTGTGACATTGTGATGGCGGATGAAAGTGATGGTTTTCCGCTTCATAAAGCAGTATTCGAAAATGATTTACCTAGTCTCTCTCGTTTAATAAGAAAACACGATGTGGCCTCAAAAGATAAACACGGTAAGACAACTTATTCTCGAATATCAGCTCAAATTACGAATCTAAacaaaaattttgaggttattattatcaataaatttgattatttatcTTTTTTCAGGTAATACTGCCCTACACCTGGCTGTTATGCTAGGAAGGaaaggtttgtttatatttttaatattataattttgcaCTTGACTCATATTTTTAATAGACTTAACAAGTTATTAAATAGTGCTAATGAGACAATAATTGGGTTATTATTTTAGAATGTGTTCAGCTGCTTTTAAAACATGACGCTCCTGTAAAAGTGAAAAATGGTTTAGGTTGGACCGTTTTGGCGGAAGCTGTGAGCTATGGAAATCGGCCCACaagtaagtatttttaaaattgtaactGTTTTATACTTTTAACATTTGGATGACTAACCCACTGTTTAACCATGTTCATTTTGTAGTTTCTTCTTTGGTTAGAAAATTTAGGCAGCAATCTAGGGAACAAATGGAAGAAAGAAGACCGAATTTAGTAAAAGCTTTAAGTAAAATAGATGACTTCTACATGGAGTTAAAATGGGACTTCCATTCCTGGGGTTAGTATTAGTATAATATGCTGCTACTATATAGCTTATTGTCTTATTTATaccttatatttatattttatttttcagtacCTTTAGTTTCTAGAATCTTGCCTTCTGATATATgcaaaatatataaaagtggGGCAAATATTAGATTAGATACAACCTTAGTAGACTTTTCTGATATGAGATGGGAAAGAGGAGATATATCATTTATTTTTAATGGACATGCAAAACCAAATGAGAGCCTGACTGTATTAGATAATGTATCTAAAGTATATCAAAAAGTAAGGCATGAGGTAAGTGTTGAATCACTATACTATACAGtagtaccaaagaatatagacgcatatagaaggGCATTTGAAATGTGCGATTTGGTCACAGTTATTATACTTCAAAACACTCCAGAAGATGGCGACTGCATAAACTCAAACCAGTTGTTGTCTTAACACCATGTCATGAAAGACATAGTTAAGGGGAAGTGGGAAAGAACTATGAATGGAGCTATTTAACTTTAATGTTGCAGATATattgaaaaccaaaaaaaaataaaataaaaccataTGAGAAATCATAAATGTTTTAAAGATAAGAATAGTAGATAGTTTAGACACATAAcagtagataatttaaaaactttttatgtGTAAATATGGCTGCTCTTAGCTAATATTAATTTGCTTATAACAATGTtaataatgattaattaatttgtTACAACAATAGGAACCAAGCAAGGAACTTATCTCCCACAAGGATGGTAAGGAATATACTCAGGGTTCAAAAGTAGGCATCCTATATGATACAAAGTACTATTtgattaattaatatatttttgaaattagtCAAGTggattaaaaaagtaaaaaatgatggattaatactttttcaatattttaaagatCCAGCAaagatgattttttaaaataaattcatgaaatgtattaattaaacaaataatactacttgactggccttttggctttgccagtgccattaacttaggaaaaaaaaaaaacaaataatactgTTTTGCGTAACAGTGTGTACTTTGAACTCTGAGTGTAAGGATAATAAAGGAGTGAGGAAATTTCTATGTAAAGTGTTATTGTTCAATATAATCATGAATTAAACTGATTAAATATGTGGAaaaatatcattagagaaataaACATATCAGCAATTACATATATCTGTATGCTATCACCAGTCTGAAGACTTTTGTCACCGTGCTTTATGACTTAGTCTGGTCCTTAGAGCACCTAGAGGGTGGTGATGATATTCACCTGAAGTCTCTTTTTATCCTcaggtatttctgatttggttttCTTGGGATTTGCTATGGTCCATTTCTCAGCAACCATTTTTGCCTTTTCACTCATCTTCCTTTGTTGAGCTCTCGAGAGGCGTTTTTTGAGACTTTAAAAATCCGAAATTATACTTTATAATTTCGGattttcaaattgtaaaaaataattctttggtgTATGTGCTAAACAGCACTTCTAGTGTACTAACAAGATCAGCAATTGTTTTTTGATCACACCTTAGAATTTGTTGGGCTTTCTTTCCCAATGAATGActtgtaattaattttatttatagtttataagaagagagttttaattatattatttgtagatttgtacatatttcaattaaaaatttgaataacaatattttttctaaaaagattcagttattaaaaggtaaaataataatttattttcttcaaaaaagaaaaagaaagctgCATTAGTAGGATTTTATCACTAATTTTGTAAGATGCAAAAATTTAATGCTAAGCATTCTATGACCACACAGCATCTACATAAGAAAATATCGTAAAGTTGCATTTtttgccccactctttcatattttagaagcagcAATAGTGCTGACATGACCGCTCTCTAGTGATACAATAAGGAACTAAAATCTTGTTCAACTTTTTTTCTACTACATGTGTATAACTTCTGCAGAGACTAAAAATTGACAGTGCCTTTTATGTTTTACGTTCTATAtgcatctatattctttggtagtatATTACTTACTCATATCTGACTAAGACATAAGTAAATTTATGCATGATCTTTTATATATAACCTATATGTATCAAATAGTCAATCAAAAGCTACATGTGGGGAAATATCTTCCCCAAAAGCAGCTTTCGCCTTCTTCTAAAATAGTACTGTTAtactataaaatttttttaaagcaaTAGGAAAATAAGGGAAATACAAGCACTAATCTTgtaaaaatattctgttttttttgtgattataaaataaagcaaaaaaactTTATGCACAAAGCACATTGTATAATATTTTAACTATTTAAGGACATAATTATATTGCACCTCATTAAGTGTTAATATTATACCATAAATATGTGTATATATAGTGTATTTTAAATGATAACAATCATTAGCTAAGCTTAATTAGGGTTTTTTTCTTGCCTATTCTTTAATTGTGTACAGAAATAAGCTGCATTACAATTAAAAACAGCCATGGATGAATGCAACTGGTATGGATGAAATTTCACCTCTTTTGTTAAAATATTGCAGTCCGTtcgttaggcggttggttatgattttagttagtaatttatacagatgtgatagcaaggatattggtcggtaattctcgatgtttgctttgtttgctttcttgaatagtagaatgacttcggagttgtaccattcttgaggaatctttccttcatccattactttattaaataaaatatttaatacctgtttcATTTTTCTGCCACCAATTTTCAACATTTCAATTGTAATTTTATCCGCTCCCgaacatttattcgtttttagttgatttagggccattcttatttcatagtcggttatgtccagtatttcttctgagccggcgttaattattgttcgttcagtacgtcgttgttgtggttgtgtatttaccgagtataatttagtgtagaatttttcaatcgcttatttcctttctgtctcggacggtgacgtttttctcgttttttatttctatgatttttgttatgtcgcttgagttttttgctttcagtactttcatattgcagttatcttgtattttatcttttattagattGTAAGTATAGTTTTTATGATCGTttctaatttctttcttcacgtttttgtttaatCTTTTGAAGCTGTCCTAAGTTCGATCTATTCTGTTTCGTCTCTCTTGGAGTagtttaattgtattaggttgtAGTTTAGATGTTTTTgctgttttcgtgtttgagcatatattcttaaccgatgttgttacagttacttttattttattggctagtccgtttatatccatttgtttcagtgtctctattgattttagtcttgtgcttagccctttttggtattccgtttgtttttgaaacaggacatcggtggttgggtatcgttctcgtttaataagtttgtttcgttctacgtctgtattttaatattcgctctaaccaatctatggtcactcccggtatagaatttgtttagtactgtcacgtcggtgcatatgtttttgttattggagagtatgtagtctatttcgttcttagttttcttgtctgggCTGACAATGTCCATTTACTTTGTTTAGATTTTTAAAGAAAGTGTTGagacaaaataaattttcgttgtttaGGCGACCGATATATTATGTGTCGCCCTCTTCTTTtgttccaatttttgcattaaaatctcctatgATTATTACGAAGTGTGATTTTTCTTGATTTCTTGCTGTGTGAGATCCTCGTAAAATGATTCAGCTTTCTCGTCTGTTGAGTTTCCTCTCGGTGCATATCCATGTATTATCTGTAAGCTGTATCTGCTGTTCAAATCGATCACAAGATATATCTGTTTGATACTCGTTTGTTTATCAGGAACGCTACAGCGCCTATGTGATTATTTTCTACGGAATTTTTCTGGTATAGCTGGTTACCAGATTTTAAGATGGTACATGCTTCTGGTAAGCGAGTTTCGCACAGTCTAATTATATCCCATTTGATATTTGAGAGCTCTTGTTCTAGTTCGTCAAGGTGTTCTTGGGTCCTCATAGTTCATATATTGTAAGTGGCTATACGAAGCAATGATGGATAGTTTTTCTTATTAGATTCAGTCGAATATTTGCCTCCCCCAGAATCCATGAGGCTGACTGATTCCTCAATGTGAGATTCTGAGTGTATAactctactcacctggggtaattTCGTATTGATACTCGACATCTTTAACTTGGGAGGTATTAGCATATTTAAAACGCCACGTTTGCCGAGCAGGTTGGCAAGTGATTCTATACAATCTCTACAATCAGAggattgccacttccgccatccacgccgtaccgaaggtattcttctccgccgcggctgccgttgtggacttcatccgtaaccctggacaagggaccctaagcaggcactagtttcccgggccaggaaacccctgaaatctgcggagggcagggattgattcattttccccGATAGGACTATCcagaggagttcctacccgctacccgctCTATAACATTACAAAATATTATTAGAAGGTGATTAAAAATAAACAGATACTTTTGAgattgagaaaaaaataaattattaaaccaAATATTACATCGATTCTAGCAATTGAACATATAGAGAATTAATTGAGTTAGGATTTGGAATAAGAATTgttattttagattttattttctattgttATTTAGAACAAATTATTGTTTAAAGATTATACATATTGATTAACTGATTAGTGATTAGGATGTTCGGTATGACAGTAAAAACCGTTTTAAAcgtagtaaataatattttctctttaaaaaaaatcgtaaattgatcattgtttataaaatacatttcTGGTTTTTCCATTGTTAGTATTTCCAAGTAAAtaatagtttattaaaataaaaggtTGATTGCAAAAATACCGTAAGATAGATTCAATATGAATTTTAGTAATtaaaatttttctattaataCATGTTAGGTTCCTCAGTCAGTGCAAAATCTGTCCGGTGTGCGATGTTCTTGTAGAACATCGAACACCATTTTCTTCCTCTTTCTTCAATAATTAAATGGTCTCCTACATTTTGTAGTAATTTTGTCTGTTTAAAGAACCTGCCTActgatcttttcttttttttttcttcgttttaTTTGGAGTTACTGTGTTTCTGTCTTTGCTATTAAACCCTCAGCCAGTTTGACCAAAAATTTGGTATTTGATACAAACTGGTAGTTTGCAAGCTATGGATGTAAGATTATTTTACTGTGTTTAGATGAACTGATAATGTGTTTGGATTCATAtgtgaaaaattttaaataaaaaatgaagcagCAAGgtcactttgttttttttttcttctccaaATTGTGATCAATAAAACTCCTACAAGTATCCTTGTAAACTCCCACAAGTCTGTTAGTTGTTGTTGAAAGCTGGTAAAAACaaacaacttaagcaaatatattaagaataacAAGTGACCAAAAAATTACTTACATACAAACTtaaaatgtggcgactgccccaaaacttacatcggtcaaactggtagaacttttaaatAAACGTGTATCAGAACACAAAAGGGcattaaataatagaaaaacagattctacttaCGCACTTCATCTTCTTGACCATAATGATTCTTTTTATGACCAGTTTCTAGttctttacattcaaaataaaggccttaagatatttttattagagtctatggaaattaacaaattaaaagtacggatataattctgaatgaccaacttgagacaaacagctctcctctcttcaacttattcagttgaagactataaagtgtaaacgcataccgaaaatagatcacttgagaaaggcatcaaaaacaaaagttttcagtgttttattgttaaataaaatgaatttccatcaaataacagtcgaatccatcacttgttTATAATATATATCGTCTGAGTCCTTTCCATTATCCATTGTCTCGTTATATGCAGATTATTGTGTTAgatatcgccacatcaattagtgttgtttaatttattaactgGTATGGAATCTGGTCATTATGTGCTACTGGTTGGTATGTGGGTACTTTGCGATCCCAGTATTGCTTGTAGTAATCAGTCTCAAGCATACCATTACGGTTATTAAGGGAGATGGTTGGTTTTGAGGAGCTCCATTTTTTTAACTATCTCTTGATGGAATATCTTTCCTACTGAGTTATGCCTTtacttatattcagttgcagcaaaggCCTGGTATCCACCGATAAAATGTTGAATGGTTTCTTGAACTTGACATGCatattggcatttgtcatttcGTTTGGCATCTGAGTACAaagcggagttagacagggtgactcgttaagcccacttctctttaatataataatggacgaaataatacaaggagtacgtaaaggtcatggctacagaatggggaacaaagaaatccaaatatctgagattttttgccatatattttaggtaatttttggttgttataacctgatcctgaatggcaagtaggaaatcGTCTGTTTCAAGAAACATTTACGGTTTACCTACCCAACATTTACGGTttatccaggtgcgcattttttatCCTTCATTTTAAGCAGTGTTTAGTTTTGTCTTAACAAGTCTTAGTTTTTCTTGTAACTGTCTTCGTTCTTATGAACTCTGAAGTTATATCGGTTTTTATTTGTATATGGGCAATTTTTTGAGCTTATTTTACTCAcaagatatttgtacatatcatgtTCATCCATAGCGCTGATGATTTGGTCAATTTGCAAATCGAATCCTTCGCGCTGAATCTTACTTCTGATTATATTTAGAAGACAGCATTTTTTTAGTTCGAAATGCATATTAATGTCATTCTacaaagtttctacagtttttagcatctgatctaggtcGTTTCTAGTGGAAGTCGTTATCCCTATTATGATTTATGTTattaggtataaataggtattaaaattgattttttttattatttcataggAAAGCGAGTTGGAAATAGAAGATGAAGTAGATCTGTTAATGTCAACAGATATCATGGCAGCACAAATCTCAACGAAGAGCATATCGTTTGCTAGAGCTCAATCTGGTTGGATTTTTAGAGAAGATAGAAAGGTATATCAAATTTCCAAtgtatatgttaaaaaatatttatgagagATAGTAAaagcgaaataaaaattttcttttttatgctAATCATGTCAATGTGCAATTTCAAGCCTTTAAAGATATGTAAGATGTTCTCTATCCAATCTTTTAATACGTTTTTTAGGAATTAGTTGCTGGCCAATATGAAAGCGACTTATACACAGTCCATGGACTGCATTTGGAAAGTCGAAAACGACGAGAGCATCTGTCATCGGATGACTTACAGAAAAATAAAGCAATCCTGGAAAGTTTGACGAAAGGTGGAAACATACAAAACTTCGACCAAAATGGCGCTgtaagaaaattattattttttgtttggaCAACATGGAGGACAAACTGAATTCCAAAAGCACTGATCTGTTTACTGATTAAACATTAGTTTTATATTTAACTTAAGGTAGCATGTGTAGTAGCAACAAAAACTGTCTTTTAGTGTATGTCCTTTCATTGCAAAGAATTTTAATCTCTTAAAAATTGACCTTGTATTTTGATGAAATAGCATGTTGTGTTAAACCGCAAGAATATTcggataaattaatatcactacGGTGTGAGGTTAATCTACCCCTGTGTGACCGCCCAGTCTTCCCTATGTAACAAgtgtaaaggtgggtacacatatgcgagccgaacggtatacgtacagtacgcgtacagatccttgaaaaatattctacatcgtactaatcgcatacttatctcgatccatggaaagcgacaaaccaacaacgaacacacatgtgcgaaatgattcattttatttataatttgggtactgatttatgttcctgtttttgcttgtttaacaaaaataaaattatgtacagtaatcatcgacgtataaataaagattttatctttatttatacgtccatgacaataatcagtttactgttttctcacgtctctctaggaaggaacacgtcatttaCCATGTGTACCGCCtttaaaggcgggtacacatttgcgagcagaactgttcgcgaaccgtttgtgaacgctatattcgttaatgtgtacggcagaaaaaaccacttgcgtactgtttcatcgtgactcgtcgcgaaccaaattgttgcggtttatttcactacttcaaaggaagctcggctttcagtttggacggcgcgcgcttactagacgcagcgaacatttttattgtgtcatcaaatcgacattgtgtgaatgacgtgttccttcctagagagacgacattgtgtgaatgacgtgttccttcctagagagacgtgagaaaacagtaaactgattattgtcatggacgtataaataaagataaaatctttatttatacgtcgatgattactgtacataattttatttttgttaaacaagcaaaaacaggaacataaatcagtacccaaattataaataaaatgaatcatttcgcacatgtgtgttcgttgttggtttgtagctttccatggatcgagataagtatgcgattagtacgatgtagaatatttttcaaggatctgtacgcgtactgtacgtataccgttcggctcgcatatgtgtacccacctttatatTACGTTCAGCGTAAGGAATGTGATACACAACATGAACTTTTTCAAGAGGAGATATTA is drawn from Diabrotica undecimpunctata isolate CICGRU chromosome 5, icDiaUnde3, whole genome shotgun sequence and contains these coding sequences:
- the LOC140441072 gene encoding ankyrin repeat domain-containing protein 13C isoform X2, whose amino-acid sequence is MADESDGFPLHKAVFENDLPSLSRLIRKHDVASKDKHGNTALHLAVMLGRKECVQLLLKHDAPVKVKNGLGWTVLAEAVSYGNRPTISSLVRKFRQQSREQMEERRPNLVKALSKIDDFYMELKWDFHSWVPLVSRILPSDICKIYKSGANIRLDTTLVDFSDMRWERGDISFIFNGHAKPNESLTVLDNVSKVYQKVRHEESELEIEDEVDLLMSTDIMAAQISTKSISFARAQSGWIFREDRKELVAGQYESDLYTVHGLHLESRKRREHLSSDDLQKNKAILESLTKGGNIQNFDQNGAPVRRNSLIPPPDKKVTWPEYVQADVNNYPRLGRDLVYKESTKAFKATIAMSADFPLSVEMLLNVLEVIAPFKHFSKLRDFITFKLPNGFPVKVEIPILPTVTAKITFQHFEFRDDIPKHLFMIPKNYVEDPTRRV
- the LOC140441072 gene encoding ankyrin repeat domain-containing protein 13C isoform X1, yielding MADESDGFPLHKAVFENDLPSLSRLIRKHDVASKDKHGNTALHLAVMLGRKECVQLLLKHDAPVKVKNGLGWTVLAEAVSYGNRPTISSLVRKFRQQSREQMEERRPNLVKALSKIDDFYMELKWDFHSWVPLVSRILPSDICKIYKSGANIRLDTTLVDFSDMRWERGDISFIFNGHAKPNESLTVLDNVSKVYQKVRHEESELEIEDEVDLLMSTDIMAAQISTKSISFARAQSGWIFREDRKELVAGQYESDLYTVHGLHLESRKRREHLSSDDLQKNKAILESLTKGGNIQNFDQNGAPVRRNSLIPPPDKKVTWPEYVQADVNNYPRLGRDLVYKESTKAFKATIAMSADFPLSVEMLLNVLEVIAPFKHFSKLRDFITFKLPNGFPVKVEIPILPTVTAKITFQHFEFRDDIPKHLFMIPKNYVEDPTRFPDL